The nucleotide window aactccagcttctggggacctgacaccctcttctgaactcagCAGACATGCATGCTCACGTGCCCATACCCCTCCATCTacttaactaaaaataaatcttaaaagacaaGACTCTTAActataatgatttttaacatcTCAAATTTCAGGATATCTAGATGATTTATAACCTTATATTAGCAATTCTGAAATGGGCATTCTCACAGACAATTACATTCTGACACATATTTTTGCAAAATTACTTCACAGTACTTGGTTGCAAGTGTTAAACCCAACTCAAATTGatttatatatcttttttatACTTACTTTAACTTGCAGTTGGCCACATTTTCATGTTTAAATCATTTGGTTTTTATTGCCACGCTCCTTCCTTAATTTTAGTGACTATTAACAGTTTGTTgtaattaatttttgtatttgtgaCCAAAGTTTTTCTTGGATATACCATGTTGCTACAGAGACTTTCTGCACATAGCTTCATAAATTTGTATGTGTTTCTCCTTGTGGGGATACCTAGAAACAAGATTGCCTAGATTCTGATCTGATGTAGCTTTGCTACCTCCTGCCAAACAGCTGTGGATTGCATCAGCACCACCTTTCGCCCCTTTTGCTCTGTAGATCACCTGCCATCATTCAGGATGCTACAGCCTTAGCGATGGCTGCCATACTTGTGACTGTCCAGTTGTTGTTTCTACtcttaatttgtatttctcaGATGTGTAACAATTCCTTTCCTgccttttttgttattgtttgatgTTTTGGCTTCTGtgcaactttctctctctctctctctctctctctctctctctctctctctctctctctctctctctccccctccctccctccctccctccctccctccctctccctccctccctctccctccctctccctccctccctctccctccctctctctccctccctccctccttcccttctccttccttccttccttcctcccccctctatttttttttggggggggttgtgagCATAGCCTTTAATggctaagccgtctctccagtcctctttACTTCTTTTTGAGATAGACTTTAACCATCTAGTCCTGACTAGTCTGAACACACTATGTAAACTAGGCTGCACTCCATCTCACAggtattcacctgcctctacctcccaagtgctgggattaaaggcctgtgcccccAGAACCGGCAGTTTCTGTGTACTTTATAAACATCAAACTCATggtttaattttctctttagtcTTTCTGGCTGGACTTCTGAAATGCTATCCCTTCTTGTATCTGTCTTTTCTCTGGTATAGTATCTTTTCAGTGaagtttttagtatttttttttataatgtggaTCAACAATGTTTAATTCTTTTAGATATTGTCCGAGAATATCTTTATTTTACCTttgatttaaaatatctttttaaaaaatatttatttatttatttattttgcacacaagaagagggcaccagatctcattatagaaggctacaagccaccatgtgatttctggaaattgaacttagtacctctggaagagcacccagtgctcttaagctctgagccgtctctccagcctcgatttaaaatgtctttaaaaatgtaatggacACCTAGGAATTCTGTGCATGAATAGGGTGCAGTGTGACAGATCAATACATATGTGTAACAGACAGTGGTGAGATCATGGTGACCGCAGAGCCATCACTTCAGCCATTTTAAGTTTGTGTTGGGGACATGCGAAATGCTCTCGACTAGCTATTTTGAAATAAACAATCCATTATTGCTAGCTAGCCATAGTTATCATGGTGTAGGTAAAACATTAGCTTTTCTTCATATCCAGTTGGTAAATACCTATAAATTGAAAGTGTATGATTTATGAGTCTGCTtaaaaagagagaaggcagaaagagactgGAGTCTGACCTTCAGCAGTCTGGACTGTTTGCATTCGAGTACACAATGAAGGACAGCCTCTCTCCCACAGGAAATGAGGGGGCCTGCCAGGGGAAACAAGCTGGCTGTGGTCCTTTGTAGGCCTGCATGGGCGGTGCGGGGGTTGGGAATGAGGAAAGTGCTGCAGCTGTAGCCCAggtctctctcctgcagcctctcctcCCTGAAATTGTCTGCTCAGGTGAGACAGATATTCCTTTTTGGGCTGACCAGTAACTGCGGAGCAAGATTATCTGTAATTTCCTAGGACTCTTGGTTTATAGCCAAGGCATTCTATAATTGCAAAGACCCATAAGCTCAGAAAAAGGTGGGGAGTAGGAGCCTCAAAAGAAGCGGGGAAACAGCGACATCAACTCTTTCTTAACTTCTTCAAGCTGAGCAGAGTCATTGTCAGAGGGGGTTAGTCCTAGGTCTATTGAAGAGGGGAGTCCTTTGGTCATTTAGCAGAAGGGAAATTTGAACAGGATCCGCTGCAGTGGATCAAGAGATTACTCCCATGCATTCTTGGAGAGACATTTGAAAAATAAGCGTTCAAGAGCAATAAGCAGATGAGTTGGCTGCAGAGTAAAATTGAGACGCTTCACAGAAAGAGAGGGGTAGGAACCTGAGAGCCAGTGATCCAGTGAGAGGAAGTAGGTTTAGGGTTGATTCAGGGTGACAGTGCCTTGTCCCACCGCCAGGGGGCGCTGCTCCAAAGTGAGCCAGCAGAAGCAGCATGGAACCACAGAGcatcaaaggaaacagaaaacggAGGACTGGTGTAAAGAATTCCATCTGACCTGGGGTGAAAGGGATGAGGTTCTCGCACAGGATCTGTAATGGCTTTTTGCAGTTGCATAAGAACAAATACAGCTGTAGTAGaagacaaacacaaaacacaaacacaccacataaaTTTGTTGCAAATGAGAAAGGGCTGAGGTGGATGGCGGGAACCTGGAGTCCTCCCTAACAAGAAGCTTAGTTGGATTTTTAGCTATAAGGCACGTTGGATTTTGTAAAAGGCTATTTCCACTTCTATTATATCATTTCGGTGACTTTTGCCTCTAAAAGTCATGGGTATGTTGAAACATTGCTGCTTCAGAGATAAATGTTTATGGTGGATGGTCTTTTTATGTATGCCTGTGTTGTGTTTGCAAGTATTGCATCGAAAGCACTTGGACCTATGTTCATGAGGGATAGTCcctattttattgttgttgttgtctctTTATCTGGTATTACAGTCATGctggctctttgttttgttttgatagttTAAGAACGATTGACTATAGTACTCATTTGGATGTCTGTTAAAATTCTGTTATGAATTCATCAGGCCTGGGATGTTCTTTAGTCGGAaagattttttactttttgttattttcatgacagggtttttctgtagcttttggaacctgtcctgaaactagctcttgtagaccaggctggccttgaactcacaaagttccgcctgcctctgcctcccaagtcctgggattaaaggcatgcaccaccacggcctggccaAGAAAGATTTTTATTACATATGAATTTCTTCATTGTTATGGATCCGTTAGGTTCCCTTTAGTTCAGGAAGTTCTTCCTcccttcgttccttcctttcaCAGATAAGGGACCTCAAGACTTTAAAAATGGAGACAAGAATAGTGGCCAAGAAGGACCTCAGATGGTGAGCGTTCACCTTCCCAGGGTCTGACAAGTGAATCAAAACCACCACCCAGGAACAACCACTTCGTTAATAGATACTGCTGGAAGCTTCTTTTAGAAATACCAAATTTTATTTGACTCTTAAGTCACTTGTCCCCATGGTCCCATTGTTCTCCATGGCAACTTTCCCCTTCCAACTGAACTGCTACATCATTATTCCTAATCCTCTCTCTTCCACAACATTCTGCGTCTATTTGATGACACCCCCCTGCTTTGGACGTCACCTCCCAGTGCCCAGCAGTAGCCCTCTCCCTCTGTCCACAAAGATGTCTGCTCTCTAGTCGTAACACACAAAGCAAGCACCAGCAGCAAAGCAGACAGATCCGGGACGCCTTATGGCTCGGAGAAGAACCATGAGCTCAGAACAAAGTCTGGCAAATCTATCTTCGAGGACAAGATCCTCGTCATCATAGCACTCCCAGGGGGCAGGGTACAGCTCCAGGACCAGCTGGCTCAGGTTTGCTGTGTGGTGGAAAAGGTCCCGAAGGACAGCTATGGAGCTGTCATTGTTGTGGAAGTCGATCTTAGTGAGTTGGGTGCACTGGCTTAAGGCAGGCAGGAGGGCACTGAGCTGGGAGACCTTCATCCTACAGCTTTCCAATTCCAGGGTCTTCAGAGTGGCTGCGACTCTCTCCAGAAGAACACGGAGGGGCTCAATACTGAAATGGGACAGTACCACACCGCTGAGGTTCAGGTGTATGAGCTGATGTAGGTTTAGACTCAGGGGTAAATGATTCAAGTCGGCCTGTGAGAGCTGGGAGTGAGTGATGGACAGGTTCTCCAGGGGGGTTTTCAGGCACCTAGGGAGAGACAAGAAATGAGCTCTCGCAAGTGGAGTTGGAGAGTGTTAGTGCCGTGGTCGTGGTCAACACTGTGATGGGCGGGTTAGCATTGCTCAAGTTCAGTCTCACTACTCGAGAGGCAGGCACAGCAGGATGCTGTCAATACCTCTCACTCAGGTCACAGTGCTTTACACCAAGGTCAGTCAACATCATAGTGGGATTGCTTCAGGATGTACACACTGATACTCCTTTACTAAAGTCAAAATCCCCAGTACTGGCCGCCTCAGGGCTAcattgaacaaacaaacaaaataattaaagacCTAGTTACGTGCTTGGGGTATCTCTGTAGACCTTCTGGATACAGACGCCAGCAGCAGACTTGATCCCCATTCACACTGcttcaccccagcctctggcaCTCAGTGTCAGTGCCAGGATTTCCTCCAGCTTCTCAGCTGATGCCTTACTGATGCCCCACACAGCCATTCCCACACCAACACAGAGGCAGGCGGCCACCCTTTCACGGGGTCTCCAGCCCTGTTGGATCCATTGTGCCCGGCAGATACCAAGGGTCCGCTAtctgcagagcacagagaaacgTTTTGCTCTGGTCTGCAGGACATCTTCCCATCTTACCTCAGCAATGCGTTCAAGTTGCCTTTCAGACAGTAGATGCTATTCATATAGAGATGTTGGAGACTGTCAGAGTTGGAGAACTGTGGAACCGGCTCGGTAACACAGCTCTTCACGTCTGGTGGAGCAGAGTCACCGCTAAAGACAGTCTTGGAGATTCCCAGAAGATTTCCCAGCTGTCCGAGGAAATGTGCAAGCCAGGCCTGGCTTCCCCGTTGCCACCAGGAATTCCGTTCCAACTCCTGGACATGGTCTCTGTCTAAGATGCTCAGGATCTCTAGGACAGTGGAGACGTGGGATGCTTCGATCTTCAGCTCCCTGCAGCACAGCTGCACCGAGCCTTTCCGCAGCCTGGCCCAACTCAACAGGTATTGGTCAGTTCCCCTGAGATGCTCCCCACACAGGTCAAAATCAGCTAACACCCTCAAGGGCTGCTTCACAGTGCACTGTGGATCGGGCGCCCGAGTTTGCTCCTGGCTCAGGACCTGCTGGCTGTAGCTGATCTCTGTGCCTCCAGCCTGTCCGTCCCAGAAGTCCGAGTGCACTTGCCGCAAATCAAGCTCTTGGAGTTTCCACCTCCTTGGAAAACAGGTAGAAATAGCAAGAGCTGGGATCAGACCCTACATCATAGTCTGTTCTCCTTCCACACTCCACTCACTTCCTGTCCTCCCCTGTCTCATAGATAACTGTTTGTTTTCATAGCTGGGCATCACACCCATGGCCTCATCCTCTGGGAAGGGCTCTTTTCCCCATTGGCATCTGCAGTTCTGTTTGTTTCCCGTGAGTCCTACCTGATCCCACTTTGCCTGGAAGCACAGGGACAGGCTCACTCTGAGGCTGTGTCAGAACTAAGCTGCCCTCCATACCTGACTGTCTTTTGTACCTTCTGGGACAAGATCTGAGGCCTGcccggtggtggcacacgcctttaatcccagcactccggaggcagaggcaggcagatctctgagttcgaggcccgcctactctacagagctagttccaggacaggctccaaagctatacagagaaaccctgtctcgaacaaaagGCCTCTGCAGTCCTCCACGCTGGTGCAGTGAGAAAGCTCAGATCCACATTTGACTACACTGGACCTGTAGCACCATTAGAAGGGTCTTACCTACCTGGGACGAACCTTCTGTGTAACCAGAAAATCCAGCGCATCGAGCACAGCCTTCAAAGTGTCTGTGTGGGAGATAGTCATCAGGGACCCCATGGGGAGGCAGTGGAAGGGCCAGGCTGCCACCATTGCCCTCAGGATGTTAGTGTGTCTGCTGGTGAAGGCCTCCTTGAAGAGTGGAGGGAAGAGCTGCATGGGCAGGTCGTCTAGAGCATTGATGGCAAAGGCCTCGTCCTTCAGCAGCCGCTGCAGTATCTGCTGCAGGTGTGTGGCTTGGCTTAGGTCACTCATTCTTGTAGATCCTCAGGATCCAGAATCACAGGAACGCTTCTGGAAAGAACACTTTTCCAGGCTGAGGCTTAGgaagcccttcttcctccctaTCGAAGAAATCACTAAAGGGCCTAGCCACACCTCTGtatcaaaccaccaccaccaaaacaaatTAAGTCGTGAAAGTCCCGGTAGAGTTGGCTGGTGGTGGcagcggtgcacgcctttaattccagcactcacaggcgtggtggcgcatgcctttaattccagaggcAGTGGAGGCTggcaaatctctgggagttcaaggccagcctgattttacaagagctagttcccaggacaggctccaaagacagagaaaccctaacttgaaaaactgaaggaaaaaaaaagaaagaaaaagaaaaaagggactggagagatggctcagtggttaagagcactgcctgctcttccaaaggttcaattcccaacaaccacatggtggctcgcaaccatctgtaatgagatctggtgccctcttctggcctgcaggcatacatgcagacagaatactgaaaatactgtacacatacatacatacatacatacataaataaataaataaataaataaataaataaacaaataaacaaacaaataaatctaaaaagaaaaacaaaaaaagaaagccctGGCGGGCAGCATGGGGAAACTCACAATTACACACACATTCCCCACTGTCTCAGCTGACTAGTCACTGCTCCTCTCAATCCCATTCCCACTGTTCCCCAATCCCATCTCCCGGGTGTACCCTGTGAGCTGGGCCACACGCAGCATTTAAGAGTCTGAGGAAGTGAATTGTCAGCTTGCTCCACCCTGGCTGCAGTCAGTGTCTCAAAGCCCGAAATTCCAGAAGTGATAAAGCCATTCAAGAAGAATgtctggccgggtggtggtggcacatgcctttaatcccagcacttgggaggcagaggcaggcggatctctgtgagttcgagaccagcctggtctacaagagctagttccaggacaggctccaaaaccacagagaaaccctgtctcaaaaaaaaccaaaaaaaaaaaaaaagaagaatgtctGGGAAAAGGGTGGACCTTATAGGAAGCTTGGTGAGTTCCCGAGTACCCTGTACAAAGAGGATTGTCAAACCCACTTGAGCAAAGGGCGATGAAGACAGCTCAGTAGCTGAAATTAGGAGAATTAGGAGGAATTCAAGGACATTTTAGCTGCAGGTGAAACACTGCCCCAAGAACTAAATGCGAGGcacgtggtggcacacgcctttaatcccagcactctgccagCGGAAGCCTGTTcttctcggtgagttcaaggacagcttggtccacagagctagttccaggacaagctaggactgtcacacagagaaaccctgcctcaaaaaaaaaaaaaaaccaaagaaaggaagaaagaagtaaaaagtaaaaagaaataaaaataaacacgtGCTGTAAAGAATAGAGAAAGACTAAGGTGGCTGTGTACTAACTTCCAAAATCACCTGAGTAACTTGGCgttaggagagatggctcagcagttcagacacaggtt belongs to Microtus pennsylvanicus isolate mMicPen1 chromosome 13, mMicPen1.hap1, whole genome shotgun sequence and includes:
- the LOC142833290 gene encoding PRAME family member 12-like, which translates into the protein MSDLSQATHLQQILQRLLKDEAFAINALDDLPMQLFPPLFKEAFTSRHTNILRAMVAAWPFHCLPMGSLMTISHTDTLKAVLDALDFLVTQKVRPRRWKLQELDLRQVHSDFWDGQAGGTEISYSQQVLSQEQTRAPDPQCTVKQPLRVLADFDLCGEHLRGTDQYLLSWARLRKGSVQLCCRELKIEASHVSTVLEILSILDRDHVQELERNSWWQRGSQAWLAHFLGQLGNLLGISKTVFSGDSAPPDVKSCVTEPVPQFSNSDSLQHLYMNSIYCLKGNLNALLRCLKTPLENLSITHSQLSQADLNHLPLSLNLHQLIHLNLSGVVLSHFSIEPLRVLLERVAATLKTLELESCRMKVSQLSALLPALSQCTQLTKIDFHNNDSSIAVLRDLFHHTANLSQLVLELYPAPWECYDDEDLVLEDRFARLCSELMVLLRAIRRPGSVCFAAGACFVCYD